Below is a genomic region from candidate division KSB1 bacterium.
GCGTTCACCGCGCCCCCCGAGGGTTCCGACACAGGGGGAGGCAAAATGTAACGAAGGATCGGATAGGCAATTGCCCCCGCAAGGGAGGCAATCCATCCCCCCACGAGCAATCTCAGGAAACCCCGCCTTCCTTCATCCGGTGGGTGATCCGCCATCTCCCTGCCTCGCGGTTCCTACCCTGGACTACCTCGCTCCTAAGATACGCGCCCGTTGCCGCGAAGCAAGGAAAAGTTGGCTTCGCCCCCCAAGTCTCGTCCAACGTCCCCCCTTGCCACCCTCCGAGGCGATGGGGCAGCGCCTTTCGAACGCCGTTCCTTGGTCTCGACTATTGCGTGATCTTCTTCAGGACTGTGCGCATGGCGGGCACCGGGATCTCTCCCGTAAACTCAACGACCTCCACATCGGCAAAACGACGCAGATCCTCCGCCAGGGTGGACCGGTCGCCCATCACGATCAGGGCGAACTCCTCCGGCTTGAGGATCTGGCGCGCTCGCGAGGATAGGGCAGTCGTCGTCAGCTTGTCGACTTGGTCGATGAACGTCTGAGGTCGGGTGGGATCGATCCCCTGGGCTTGCCACGTGAGGAGGGTCCGAGCCAGTGCGTTCGGTGTGGCCATCCAGTCCATCGTCATCAGCCGCAGCCTTCTCTGGGCGAACTTCAGCTCGTCTTCGGTGACGCCGCCAGCCGCCAGTTGATTAAGGCTCTCGTTCAGGCGGGCGATGGCTGCCGGCGTGTCCTTGTTCTGACAGGCGGCGGTAATGCGAATCGTGCTCACCGCCCCAAAGTCGATCGCGGCACACAGATGGTGGCAGCCCTGGATCTTTGTGGCGACATCGCGCTGCAGGCGAGCCTGCGGACCGCCGCCCAGAATCTCGCCCAAAGCCAGGAGCGTCACGTAGTCCGCGACCTCCCTACCCTTGGCAGGCCGGGCCAAGCACAGCTGGGTGATCGGACTTCCGGCCCAGTTCACCAGGCGGATGCGCGCTTCCTGCAGGCCGCCCGGGACCTCCACAGGGGTAGCCGTCTTGGATGCGCTTGTCCACCGCCCGAACGCGTTCCGGACCGTGGCCGGTATCTCCATCCCGCTGATGTCACCGGTCACTGCGATCACCGTGTTATTGCTGCCGTAGTAGTCCTTGTGGAACGCGATCATGTCGTTGACGCTGATGTTGTTCAGGCTTGCCTCAGTGCCGGAGACGCTCGATCCGTACGGGTGGCCCGCGAAGACGAAGTCGTACAGATTGCGGTTCAGCACCGTGGACAGGGTTGTGGCTTCGGTATGCAGCTGCGCGAGAATGCGATTGCGGACGGTCGTAGTGTTGGCTTCGTTCAGAGCGGGACGGATGATGGCTGGGGCCACAAGGCCGATGAGCCCAGCAATGTCACTGGAGGGAATGTCGAACAGAAACAGGGTGAAGTCACGGGTCACTTCCGTTTGCACCCGGCTGCAGAGCAAATTGAGACGAGCGGCGAAATCCTCGGCACTCGTTCCCTCCGGGCCGTTCAGGACCGCTGTTGCCATCATCGTGGCCAAGCCGGCCTTGCCCACAGGATCACAGGCACTTCCTGCCCGGATCAGGATTCCCACTGTCGCTGCGCCGTTTGTGGGAAGGTGGGAGGTCAAAAGGGTCAGGCCGTTGTCGAGTGAGGTCTTCTGAACCGTGGGGATCCATTTCGGTGCGGCGCCCTTTTCCACCGGTGCGGACCAAGCCGAGGAGAGAATCACGGCGATGCCCACGATCACCACTGGCCTTGCTTTCGGACTCATGGCCAACCTCCTGTTAGCTATGTTCCGACACACAGCTTGCCCCCGGTCGATAGCCCCGACCGAGTACGCCTGCAACTGCCTGCCGTGCCGTTCCGTCCGCCAGGAGGCCAGTCCGATGGAATCCATCGCCGTCGGAGGGTGGCGAGCTTCCTGCGTGTGGTCATGGTCCCCCTTCTTTCGCAACGGCCGCAAGATACCAGGCTCGCGACATCTGTCAAGTTAAATGTCCGACGGGAATGAGTACGTGCCCCAACGGTTGCTTCGGGCTGTTCCACTTGATGCCGGGAATTGGGCGAGCCAGACCGGCTGCAGGCTTCCACAGAGCCGCCGGCGAAGTCATCGTATTGGAAGCTCGGAGGCTATTTCGCACGACACGGGGACGGGCTGTTTCGGCCCTGTCAAAGACAAGTCGAAATTTCGGTCTTGCAGCTTGAAATTTGCTACTGGAGGATGTAAAATATACCAGGTCTACGAGCTATAGCCGGCAGGATATCACAAGCAGAGGAGGTTGGAGATGCCCGCACTCACGGAAGTCGAGGGTATCGGCGCGACCTATGCCGCCAAACTGAAGGAGATTGGCATCCATACCACCGAACAGCTCCTCGAGAAGGGAGCCACCCCAGCTGGCAGAAACGAAATCGCGCAACAGACCGGGATCAGTGGCACCCTCATTCTGAAGTGGGTCAACCACGTTGATCTTTTCCGCATCAAAGGGATCGGGTCGGAGTATGCCGACCTGCTTGAAGCCGCGGGAGTCGACACGGTCCCCGAGCTCGCCCGCCGCAATCCACAGAACCTGCATCAAGCCCTGGTGGAGACCAACGAGAAGAGAAAGCTTGTCCGGCAGCTCCCAACCCTGAAGCAGGTTGAGGACTGGGTAGAACAGGCCAAGAAGCTACCCCGGATTGTGCAGTATTGAGTCCATCGATCGGCCCCGACGACTCTGCACAGAAAAAAGGGAAACGCTGAGCGTTTCCCTTTTTCGTATATTTCAAGCGGAGGAGGCGCAACCGCAGAAGTTTGGCAAAAGGATTTAGCCTTCGCTCGCTCTGGGACACCGCAACGCGCATTACCTCCGGAGCGCGGGGAAGACGAAGGCCCTCTTGAGCAAAATCGAACGAACATCCAGCGCAACATGAGGGGCGTAGGATGGAGCAAGCGTACGAGAAGCTCGGGTTATTCTACTTGGGGAAGCAGTACGACCCAAGGACCCATAAACTGACGGGGGAGCTGACACTCTACGAGTCAAAAGATCTCACGACCCACGCCGTCATTGTGGGGATGACGGGGAGCGGCAAGACGGGTCTGGGTCTGGTGCTGATTGAGGAGGCCCTGATCGACGGCCTCCCTGTGATCGCTGTCGACCCCAAAGGGGATCTGACGAACCTGCTCTTGACCTTCCCGGA
It encodes:
- a CDS encoding insulinase family protein, which gives rise to MSPKARPVVIVGIAVILSSAWSAPVEKGAAPKWIPTVQKTSLDNGLTLLTSHLPTNGAATVGILIRAGSACDPVGKAGLATMMATAVLNGPEGTSAEDFAARLNLLCSRVQTEVTRDFTLFLFDIPSSDIAGLIGLVAPAIIRPALNEANTTTVRNRILAQLHTEATTLSTVLNRNLYDFVFAGHPYGSSVSGTEASLNNISVNDMIAFHKDYYGSNNTVIAVTGDISGMEIPATVRNAFGRWTSASKTATPVEVPGGLQEARIRLVNWAGSPITQLCLARPAKGREVADYVTLLALGEILGGGPQARLQRDVATKIQGCHHLCAAIDFGAVSTIRITAACQNKDTPAAIARLNESLNQLAAGGVTEDELKFAQRRLRLMTMDWMATPNALARTLLTWQAQGIDPTRPQTFIDQVDKLTTTALSSRARQILKPEEFALIVMGDRSTLAEDLRRFADVEVVEFTGEIPVPAMRTVLKKITQ
- a CDS encoding DUF4332 domain-containing protein, producing MPALTEVEGIGATYAAKLKEIGIHTTEQLLEKGATPAGRNEIAQQTGISGTLILKWVNHVDLFRIKGIGSEYADLLEAAGVDTVPELARRNPQNLHQALVETNEKRKLVRQLPTLKQVEDWVEQAKKLPRIVQY